Part of the Acidobacteriota bacterium genome, GGGCAACCACGGTCACGGCGGGCTGACGCGGCTGGTGCTGGGATCGGTCGCCGAACGGGTGCTCCGGCTGGCACCCTGCCCCGTGCTGATCGTGCCGCACGGCACGGACCACGCCGTGCCGCCCGGCAACGTCGAGTTCGACCGCATCCTGTGCGCGGTGGACTTCTCCGAAAGCGCCCGCGACGCCCTCGGCTACGCGTTGTCGCTCGGCGCCGAGGCCGGCGCGCACGTCACCATCCTGAACGCCATCGAAGTGCCGCTCGAGCTGCGGGAGCCACCCGCCTCGTACGACTACGACATCGAGGACTTGCGGACCCGGACCGAAGCATCGCAACTGCTTCGCCTCGAAGCCCTGATCCCATTCGCGGTGCGCGACTACTGCACCGTGGAGACGACGGTGGTCGAAGGCAAGGCGTCGCGCGAGGTGCTGCGCATGGCGGCCGCCAGGAAGGTCGACCTGATTGTGATGGGGGTGCACGGACGCAACGCCGTCAGCCGCGCCGTGTTCGGTTCGAACGTCCAGGACGTCATTCGCCACGCCACGTGCCCGGTGTTGATCGTGCATCCACGGCGTTCGTAGGTGGTAAATTTCAGCACCACGCCCTGAAAAAGCCCCCAGCAGCAGTCTCGCCGCTCGCGCGGGGCGCATGGAGTCCGTCCAACTTCCTGACGGCCGCCAGGTACGTCGATTGCTGTCTGCAACTGCATGCGATGGCTGGTCGTCGGCGTGTTGGCGCTACACGGACTCATTCACG contains:
- a CDS encoding universal stress protein, which produces MSLPTPVDISRILCPIDFSEPSHRALHHAAAIARWYGAHLRALHVFVLAPPVGILPPLESPPKAFTLAPGDRDKIAGHMRQLATAAGVAAAADMAVAESPSVTAEILDQALTWPADLVVMGNHGHGGLTRLVLGSVAERVLRLAPCPVLIVPHGTDHAVPPGNVEFDRILCAVDFSESARDALGYALSLGAEAGAHVTILNAIEVPLELREPPASYDYDIEDLRTRTEASQLLRLEALIPFAVRDYCTVETTVVEGKASREVLRMAAARKVDLIVMGVHGRNAVSRAVFGSNVQDVIRHATCPVLIVHPRRS